Part of the Ictalurus punctatus breed USDA103 chromosome 9, Coco_2.0, whole genome shotgun sequence genome is shown below.
tgtgtgtgtgtgtgtgtgtgtgtgtgagagagagtgagtgtgtgtgtgagagtgtgtgtgtgtgtgtgtgtgtgtgtgtgtgtgtgagtgagtgagtgtgtaagtgtgagagtgtgtgtgagagtgtgtgtgtgtgtgtgtgtgtgtaagagtgtgtgtgagagtgtgtgtgtgtgagtgtgtgtgtgtgagtgtgtgagtgtgtttgtgagagacagagtgtgtgtgtgtgtgtgtgtgtgtgtgtgtgtgtgtgtgtgtgtgtgtgtgtgagtgtgtgtgtgtgtgaatcctCCTCAGTCCACTTTGCGGAGATGTTCAGCATCCGAGTAAGCGAGGGTAAATCTGAACACGTACCCTGTAAGAAGAGCTCCTCGCTCTATGATCCTgaaggaacccttaaaggttctaggCGGAACCTGCAGCGAGGGCGTTCCCTTTCACAAAAGTTCTTGTAGCGCCTCTTTAAAAGGCTCGAGCCACAGAGCCTTAACCCTCCACAGAACCAGTCCTTTAAAGGACTACAGTACTGTGCTTATATTTCGTCTTCACCAGACCGACCCGCTCCAGCTTATCTCCGTGGTTCTGCGCTTTGTCCGTCTGGGAGAACTCCCCTCTAACGGGTTCTGAAGAGAAACTAGAACCGACAGTTTCGCTGTCATAAACCTTCCcagttttcaaaaagaaaagaaaaaacattaaatggTCTGTatttatataacgcttttatccaaacactggttctcattcacccattcacacacacacactctcacacacactctctcacacactctctcacacactcacactctcacacacacactctcacacacacactctcacacaccaacgggagcagagctgccatgcaaggtgttaacttgccatcaggagcaacttggggttcagtgtcttgcccaaggacacttcagtacgtggagtcatgtggagtcaagtggagtcacgtggagtcatgAGGAGTCATGAGGAGTCATGAGGAGTCATGAGGAGTCaggtgggccgggaatcgaacctccaaccctacgattagtggacgacccgctctaccacctgatccacagccgccccattaagcatccattttgttttgtttttttaagaatgtCCGGTGTTTATGTACTTCATCTTCACACAATGATACATGATAcacttttacagaaaaaaacgaTGAATGAAATATGAAATCTAGAGTTATTTGGTTCGGTTCTCTTAGAAAACCCTTAATGGTTCTgcgtaaaaacaaaaactagaaCCCGAGGGTTCCTCTATCAGAAAGGAACGCTTGAGGAAGTTGACTTGGTAATAATTTATTCTTTTGTGTAATCTGTGTAATTCCTTCCTTAGGTAGATAgacacgtacacgtacacacacacacacacacacacacacacacacacacacacacactcacacacccacacaactgAAGATCTGGATAAACCTGTGATAAAACAGCTTTAAGTGACTCATCACCCTGTCCAAATCAATAAGGAGTGACATGTGACGTCATAACCTCCTGCCACGTGTGAGTGTCATGCATGGATCGGAATAATgagaaatgaaagtaaaaaaaataaacaaaataaaaacttttggACCCTTTTAAACTGCACAGATGCTGAAAATGGAAATCATTTgtttaacagtaataataatcatcatcataattacGATGATGAttataaatacatcaataaatAGAGTTTATCCATTAAGGAGCGCGTGGGAAAGCAGGCCAGAGGGATTAACCCGGGATTATGGCGTCCCCAGGACCACACCAACCCCAAACTAAACACCTTACAGTAAAAAACTAATCTTATTAAATAAAAGACAGAGCAGTGTCTCACCGTTATGATGTCAACAGCCGACTTGTAGCTCCTCGTACAgaataacacacactcacacactcacgcgcacacacacacacacacacacacggtggcgcatacaaacacaataacacaatcCGTAGCTCCAACTGCAGCTCGGAGCCTCATCCAgagactttagtcggattattTTCGGCCCACATTGAGGCTCGGACCCTGTCCGCTCCGCCAGGTGTGAGATTAATCCTGTAGGTAATGTTTTTCCAGCTGCTCGGTGGCGGAGACGTGCGCGTGCGCGTGCTCGTGCTCCTCCAGCCTGCTTTATTATCTGAAAGCTTCTGGACGTTGGAGAAGGGGGTGGGCGTGGTCACGGCGCCGTTGCGTACCGCGTCATCACCGGAGCCGGAAGAAATTCCTGGAAGCGCGTTAGGAACGGGATCATCTGTAGTAGGAGAGTCAACACAACGCGTATAACAGTTTCACGCGCTTTattacatgtttatatttacCTGCAGGAAGCGTGCACCTTAAACACAACAACCCCAATCAAACCCTGCGCTCAGAGTGGAGCTAGACGCGCGTGCTCGCTCTGTACGCTGCAGTCACAACGAGATTTGTCCATGATGTCGTCTATTGTGTCGCAGAAACTTGTTTTTCTGGACAAACCAGAGCTTAACCGTGACTAAGCCCTAATGATGCACTAATATGACCTACCCGTGTCCAAAAATACATCACGTCCCTCCCTTCTTTATCATCCCtgttgaaaacaacaacaatagaaacctaaatggaatttgtaatggttttaatggttagttaTGGTGTTAGCTATACTTGTAGGcctaatggtccctgtggagCTCTAGTGgtcatttgttgccttctattggtggcatgttatgtctagtggataccattaaggacctacaGTACATCCTTAATACGTCCTACtatgtaatggttttaatggttagctatAATGgcaattgtattggttttaatggaaaaagtaatggtccctgtgggtctctactggccATTTGTTGCCTTATACTGGTggaatgttatgtctagtggatcccattaaggaccaataatggtaatggtaatggttttagtggttagctgatggtttgtaatggtatttgtagtgggaAACATTAAAAATTTCTGGGATGGtttcttttgggggttttcttttCAGCAGGGATCCTTGTGTGATTTTCTGttaaaagacatgcatggtagtctgattggcgtgtctaaagtgtgcgtagtgtatgaacgggtgtgtgagtgtgtatgtgattgtgccctgcgatggactggcaccctgtccagggtgtaccccgccttgtgccccatgctccctgggatagactccaggttccccgtgaccctgaaaaggataaagcgctatagaagatggatggtttattattgttattgttccTAAATCACACAAAGGGGGGTCTCAGGCAGCGCTGCACATCAGTTAATAGACTGTAAAACTAAAGCACCGGATTAATGTCAGCATTTATGAAAGCAACTGCTTTGTAATGTTCTGGATCCCTGTTCAAATTTTCTCACCATCATtagtgcttgtttgttttttatcagTGTGTAGTTTCATATGATTATTTTAGTATTTGatgtacacacatatatttgGTGTCTTTTTAAttcataccaaaaaaaaaaaaacacctttgaatgtagaaaaaaaaaatttgatctACTCTTTACAGAACTCTGAAAGAAATTTGATAATAGATACTTAGAATATAGAAACTAAATAGAAACTAAAATATAATTGTGTTACTATTTATAGCACGCAGATTGGACGGGAATTGAATGACCGTGTTATACCAAAtttctattttgttttaaagatatATTAAGAAACATAATGatattgtacttttaaaaacGGTCACTTTATGCCTGTGTAGTTGTTAGTCTCAGtccaaagaaaacattttaaatgtgttttgttattatttattatgaacaCTAACACagctttgtttttaatatattaaacatgTTCTTAATGAAATAAACAGGGACAAATCAAACGAGACAGTTATGATACAAAACAACAGAGTGTTCAACTTTGTTGAAACCGGAAATGGGTTGTAGTGCGTTCAGATCATTCACTGAGCACGGAGCGCCCCCTATCGACTCTATACTGTACTGCACATCACTTACTGTATATACCACATTTATTACTGATATAATACTGCAGTATGATTTATATTGTATACCTCTGTAATAATTCAAGCGTATAATATAATACTGCAGGATTTATATAGCCTAATATTTCTGAGTTGATTGTCGTATATAACACTGCTACAGTACTGCAGCatgatttatataatatttttgtgctacttaaaatatataatgcTGCTATTGTACTTGACTTCTGTAGTACTTTACATCTAGAATAAAATTTTATACGTTATTTCAATactgtttatataatttttatgtAAATCTTGAGGCCAGTGGGCGGAGCTACAACTAGCCAATGGTGGCCTGGATGGGCGGGGCTTGTTGTACAATTTTAAAGGGATTTATTCGATTTAAACTGATGACCAAGTGGCCTGATTTCACGTTATCCTTTATGTAGGTTAGGTAAGTGTAATTAGAATGGTCAAACTGACAGCCAGTCATGATAAAAAAGGAGGTGGGGCTTCTACCACTAACCAATCACAGTGTGAGGAGGTGGGGCTTGGTGTTCAGACTAAATATAACCAGTCACAGAAGGGTCATTTGGGTACTTGGGTGACATTTCCAGCAGTACAATGGGTTTCCTGTGTTTATTGGTCGCCGCTATTAATTTACACGCTGTGTCTTTCGCATTTCCATCGTCCTGGTGTAACGTGATGTCACCGCCTGGACCCATTCCAGACAACGTGCTATATTTCAACACCAAAAGTCGCTATGAGGAGGTGAATCCTTATCTCATGTCTGATGTTTTGGCCATCAACCAGTCCTGGGTGAAACCTCCGTCTCCACAATGCAGAGCCGTCCACCTGAGCGCCATCATCAGGCACGGAACCCGGTACCCCACCTCGGGGAACATCAAGAAGATGATCCAGTTCACCAAGCTGGTGAAGAACCGAGCTGATCTGAGCTGTGTCAAGGAGCTCCAGAGCTGGAAGATGTGGTACAAGGAGGACATGGATGGACGGCTGGTGGAAAAAGGACGCTCAGATCATAGACATTTGGCTCGGAGGCTGATTAAAGCGTTCCCGACGCTTATAACGAAGGAGAACTTACGAGAGGGACGAGTGAAGTTCCTCACCAGCTCCAAACACAGATGTGTCAACAGCACGCTGGCCTTCAAACACGGAGTCTTGGAGGGTCTCGGCCTTCAAGGTGAAgtatattaaatgttatataattgTTCAGATTTGAGTGCTCTTATTAAATTCCTCAGGAGTGTGTGGGTCGAGTCTCCATGACTGTTTCAGACCTTTAGTTTCACATCCACATTACGACAGACACTTCTTGActcttatttctttcttttattgctCTAAGTGTCTTATAGATCTCCTAAACAGCTGAAGTGTGTTTCGGCCTTAaagtcagttttatttatttatttgtttgtttgtttgtttgtttgtgtgtttgcttgtttgcttgttttttcatttaaatttgcGATGCTTGAAATTTGTCCCTATGAGGTCTTAAAAGTCAACATGAAGCTCCAGTAGTAGGTGAATTTGCACAGGTCTGCCATACATTTGTCTGCGTGTTTGTCTgcgtgtttgtctgtgtgtgtgtgtgtgtgtgtgtgtgtgtgtgtgtgtgactttacACTGATCATGTGGTGAAGGTCTAAGTTGAAAGTACAGCACAAATGAGTTTGCAGATTTCTGTgcactgtttattttgtgtgtgtgtgtgtgtgtgtgtgtgtgtgtgtgtgtgtgtgtgtgtgtgtgtgtacattaccccaagagtttgtgtgtttttgcccTAAAAGTGATTTTGCAATCCTTAAAATttgcttttttccttttaaagtgtttttctcTGATTGTCCTTTATTCCGACTGACAGGCAGACTggcagagaggccacacctccttcactgagactatgatatagaggccacacctccttcattatgATTGagatacagagaccacacctccttcactgagactaacacacagagaccacacctcctttactgtgactgacacatagaggccacacctccttcactaagactgagacacagaggtcacacctccttcactgagactgagacacagaagccacacctccttcactgtgtctgagacacagaggctacgcctccttcactgagactataacacagaggccacacctccttatctaagactgagacacagaggccacacctccttcactgtgtctaagacacagaggccacgcctccttcactatgattgagatacagagaccacacctccttcactgagactaacacacagaggccatacctcctttactgtgactgacacacagaggccacacctccttcactaagactgagacacagaggccacacctccttcactgagactaacacacagaggccatacctcctttactgtgactgacacacagaggccacacctccttcactaagactgagacacagaggccacacctccttcactgtgtctgagacacagaggccacgcctccttcactatgattgagatacagaggccacacctccttcactgagactaacacacagagaccacacctcctttactgtgactgacacatagaggccacacctccttcactaagactgagacacagaggtcacacctccttcactgagactatgacacagagaccacacctccttcactgagactgagacacagaagccacacctccttcactgtgactgacacacagaggccacacctccttcactaagactgagacacagaggccacacctccttcactgagactaacacacagaggccacgcctcctttactgtgactgacacacagaggccacacctccttcactaagactgagacacagaggccacacctccttcactgagactaacacacagaggccatacctcctttactgtgactgacacacagaggctaCACCTCCTTTAccgtgactgacacacagaggccacacctcctttactgtgactatggcacagaggccacgcctccttcactaggacacagaggccacacctcctttactatgACTGACACATAGAGGCCATACCTCctttactgtgactgacacacagaggctacacctcctttactgtgactgacacacagaggccacacctcctttactgtgactgacacacagaggccacacctcctttactgtgactgacacacagaggccacacctcctttactgtgactgacacatagaggccatacctcctttactgtgactgacacacagaggccacacctcctttactgtgacaatggcacagaggccacgcctccttcactaggacacagaggccacacctcctttactgtgactgacacacagaggccataCCTCCTTTACTGTGAccgacacacagaggccacacctcctttactgtgactgacacacagaggccacacctcctttactgtgactgacacacagaggccacacctcctttactgtcACTGACACATAGAGGCCATACCTCctttactgtgactgacacacagaggccacacctcctttactgtgactatggcacagaggccacgcctccttcactaggacacagaggccacacctcctttactgtgactgacacacagaggctacacctcctttactgtgactgacacacagaggccacacctcctttactgtgactatggcacagaggccacgcctccttcactaggacacAGAGGCCATACATCTTTCACTGAGAtttacagacacacaggccacgccccctCACTCAATTCTCTATCTCCTTGTAGGTTTGGATTTGCCGCACACTATTGACGACAAGCTGATGCGTTTTTTCGATCAATGCCAGCGCTTGGTGGAGACAGTGGAGAACAACAAAGATGCCGTGAGGGAGGTGGAGCTTTTTAAGAATGGCCCAGAGATGAAAAGAGTTCAGGAGAAACTCGCCGATCGATTACAGCTCCCTTACATCAACGTCTCTACAGGCTAGTGTGCACTACCTAGCAATGTTACTTTCAGCGTGGAACTGAAATAAAATTTCacaggaagtggtagctcagtggttatgATGTTGGTCTTCTGATGAAGGtcacgagttcaaatcccaacccCAACACCACCAGGCTGCCACTACTGGGCCcctgagcaaagcccttaac
Proteins encoded:
- the minpp1a gene encoding multiple inositol polyphosphate phosphatase 1a, which encodes MGFLCLLVAAINLHAVSFAFPSSWCNVMSPPGPIPDNVLYFNTKSRYEEVNPYLMSDVLAINQSWVKPPSPQCRAVHLSAIIRHGTRYPTSGNIKKMIQFTKLVKNRADLSCVKELQSWKMWYKEDMDGRLVEKGRSDHRHLARRLIKAFPTLITKENLREGRVKFLTSSKHRCVNSTLAFKHGVLEGLGLQGLDLPHTIDDKLMRFFDQCQRLVETVENNKDAVREVELFKNGPEMKRVQEKLADRLQLPYINVSTDAVETAFYLCAYEFTIRSMNTPWCRLFDDADGQVLEYSGDLKQFWKRGFGHDINSKASCILFHDLFKRLDAAANQTRSGGRVSEAVMVQVGHAETLLPLLTLLDLFKDDVPLNSSNFASHHSRVFRTGQIVPYAANLLMALFNCPDGLRLQARLNERPLILPGLDELSPLYLDVRKRYEQLLQGCDQDTVCKLDSYKQN